The following are from one region of the Paenibacillus sp. JZ16 genome:
- a CDS encoding cell wall hydrolase, producing the protein MDNRARLRALGYTNSSLAEALLSFKKEFNIKGNSTQVIRRLKELTDNSPAIEMLARVIYSESRTEPYQGQVAVGAVVLNRLHSHDFPNTLREVITQPLAFTVIATGTFWLRPNERVYEAVREVLRGKDPTGGCLYFFNPEKSTSPWIRKLKPKMKIGRHWFAKELV; encoded by the coding sequence GGGGTATACGAACAGTTCTCTTGCCGAGGCATTACTCTCATTTAAAAAGGAGTTTAATATTAAGGGGAATTCAACACAGGTGATCAGGAGGCTAAAGGAACTGACGGACAATTCTCCTGCGATAGAAATGCTGGCTAGAGTTATTTACAGCGAATCAAGAACAGAGCCGTATCAAGGACAAGTTGCCGTTGGAGCTGTTGTGCTCAATCGCCTCCATTCTCATGATTTCCCAAACACTTTAAGAGAGGTAATTACACAACCCTTAGCTTTTACAGTCATAGCAACGGGTACATTTTGGCTTCGGCCAAATGAGAGAGTATATGAGGCGGTAAGAGAGGTTTTAAGGGGCAAAGATCCAACAGGAGGATGTTTATACTTTTTTAATCCGGAAAAGTCAACTTCCCCCTGGATTCGAAAGCTAAAACCTAAAATGAAGATTGGTCGGCATTGGTTTGCTAAAGAACTGGTTTGA